The window TATTTGTATCCGTTGCCGTCCTCGTTCTTCTTGGCTTCCTGCTTGAGACAGAGGGCCACGGCATAGGTCTTGCCGGCCTTTTCGAGCTCCTTGTAGAGTGCCTCGTCGGCAACGGCCGTGAAGATCAGCTTGCCTTCCTCGGCCTCTACATCGCCTTCGTAGGTGACGGGTGCGGCTTCGGCAGCACGGGTCTTGACCTCTTCGGGAATGAACGAAACTGCGACCTCCCCGTCGTTGATCTGCCCGGCGAGCGTTTCGGCGAGCGCTGCGGGTGCTACGCGGAAAGCGATCTTCACTTTGGGGGAAGAAGCCAGCGGAATGTTGTCGGCTGCTTTGGCGCCAGCGATGTACGAACCGCCGAAGTTTACGTCATAATCGGCTCCGACCTCCGTCGGGACGAATACGATCGACTGGATGCGGCCGGCGAGGTCGTCGATGGCGCTCCAAATGGCCGTGATCTTTTTGTCGTATTCGGCGAATACGGTTGTCAGATCGTTGGCTTTCAGGTATGCGGCGTTGCCGGTCGTGCCGTAGTCGGGACCGTTGTCGGGAATCAGACCGATGATCTTCGCTTTCAGCTCCGAGTTGGCGGCGTCGAGGGCGGCGATGGCTGCATCGCTTACCTGACCGGCCCATACGGCCTGATTGTCTGCGATGTATTCGGCTATGTACTGGGAGAAGCCCGAACCGACCATTTCCGAGATGGCCTTGCGGATTCCATCGACTTCTTTGTCGTCGTTGATCGCTTTGACGATCTCCTGTTTGATGGCGGTCAGGTCGGCATCGCTTACGCTCGTGTCGATTTTGCCGATTTCGGTATCGATCAGCTCCTGAACTTCTTTTTGCACCTCCTTCGTCCAGATATTGGCGAGGGTGAACTGTGCCTCGATCAGTTTGTCGATGGCGGCCTGGTCGAGCGTATTGTTGCCGATCAGGTCCAGAATCTCTTTTTCAGTTTTGTAACCGAGCTTTTTTACCTCTTCGGCCAGTTTGCTGCTCGCTACGTAGCCGGCCAGTTTGGTATCCAGCTGGGCGTTGGTGACAAATGCCGAGAAATCGACATTCTGCAATTTGTCGGTGATCGCCTGAAGGGCAGAAGCGTCGGCCTTCAGCTCGATTTTGCCTTTCAGGTCGTCGATCTGACCTTTCAGGTCGTTGATGTCGTCGTCGTAATCCTTACAGCCGACGGCACCGAGCAGTGTTCCGGTCAGAAACACTGCCAGAAATTTTCTGAACAAGTTGTTTTTCATAGTACGAAAGATTGAAATAAAGATGTGTTTTGCATGTAATTTTCAATTTGTTACTCATTTGCGACGCTCGATGTTGGTATCATATATGATACGCATGGTGCAAATATATATATAAAAATTTGCACAGCAAAATTTTTGTTCAAATTTTTAGAATGCGAATGGATTATCAAGACGAGATCCGCTATATCTCTACGAGGATCAAGGAGTTGAGGAAGGAACGCAGTCTGACCGTACAGGAGTTGGCATACCGCTGCGACATGGAAAGATCCAACTTGAGCCGTATCGAGGCGGGAAGGACCAATCTGACCGTAAGAACCATGTGCGTCATCTGTAACGCACTGAATGTTACCCTGCGCGACGTGATACGCTGAGGACCGACACCTATATTTATATATTCACGTATACTTGTCTCCAAATCGTCCTTTGTATGCTTTTTTTGGGCTGTTTCGGTAAAATGTGTATCTTTACGGACACAAATTGAACGCTGTTTTTGAACGCTGTTGATCTGATCGTCTGCCTCGTGCTGGCGCTGGCCGTCTGGAACGGGTGGCGTCAGGGCTTCATTTTGCAGGTATGCTCCCTGGCGGGCATCGTCGCGGGCATCTGGCTCGCGGCGCAGTTCGGCATGCAGGCCGGCGAATGGCTGCGGCTGGACCCCGGCTTTGCCGCCGCGGGCGGATTCGTCGCGGTGCTTGTCGCGGTCATCCTCGTCGTGGCGATCGCCGGGCGGCTGGTGCGCAAACTGTTCCATTTCGCGGGATTCGGCATCGCCGACACGCTGCTGGGCGTCGCGGTTTCGGTGCTGAAATACTTGCTCGTGCTGAGCGTTCTCTTTTCGGCGTTCGACGATCTGAACGAGGATTACACCCTCGCGGGTCCGGAAACGATCGAAAAATCGAAGAGTTACAAACCGGTCATGCACCTTTCGGAGGCCGTGTTCCCCTTCCTGGAGTGGGTCGGCGGGCAGGTGCCGGGGCCGGATGAAAATACCCCGTCCGATGGAGAGTAGATTTACGGCCACCGTGGTCCGGGCGACCGGCAGTTGGTACGACGTGCTGCACGACGGCGCCATGCTGCGCTGCCGCATCCGGGGCAAACTGCGTCTGAAAGGCGTGCGGTCAACCAATCCCGTGGTCGTGGGCGACGAGGCGGTGTGCGAGGCCGACGGCGGCGACTGCGTGATCGTGGACATCGTGCCGCGCCGCAACTACGTGATCCGCCGGGCTTCGAACCTCTCCAAGGAGTCGCACATCATCGCCGCCAACGTCGATCAGGCGTTGCTGATGGTGACGCTGCGTTCGCCCGAGACGCCCAAGGAGTTCGCGGACCGTTTTTTGGTGACCTGCGAGGCTTATAAGGTTCCGGCTGCGATTCTGCTTTCGAAGATCGACTTGCAGGACGCGGAGGCCGTCGCGGAGTTCCGCGCGGTGTACGAAGGGGCCGGTTACCGCGTGCTGGAGGTCTCCGCGAAGGAGGGCCGCGGCGTGGAGGAGGTCCGGAATCTGTTGGCGGGGCGCACGACGCTCGTGTCGGGCAACTCGGGCGTCGGGAAATCGACGCTGATTCAGACCATCGACCCCTCGCTGGACATCCGCACCGGGGAGATCTCCGACAGCCACCACAAGGGCCGCCACACGACGACTTTCTCGACGATGTACCCTCTGGCCGAAGGCGGGGCGGTGATCGACACGCCGGGAATCAAGGGGTTCGGACTGCTGGACATCGACGACGCCGAACTCTGGCACTACTTCCCGGAGATGATGCGCGTGGCTCCGGGCTGCCGCTTCTACAACTGTACGCACACCCACGAACCGGGCTGCGCGGTGGTCGAAGCGGTCAAGGCGGGTGAGATCGCGTGGTCGCGTTACGAAAGCTATCTGAAAATCCTCGACGACGATGAAAAATACCGCAAATAACGCTTTGCCGGATTTCGGCCCCGAGTCGGACCCCTGCGGGAAGCGCATCGCCTGCCTCCGGGAGTTCATGACGCCCGAGCGCTACGACGTGCTGCGGAAGACGGTCGGCATGCGGACCCGCTACATGACCGTGCTGGCCGAGAACATGTACCACGGGCAGAACGCCGCGGCGCTGATCCGCCACTGCGAGGCGTTCGGGGTGCAGGAGATGCACACCGTCGAAACCTTGTGCTCCTTCGAGCCGAATCCCGACATCGCACGCGGCGCCGAGCGGTGGATCGACGTTCGGCAGCACCCTTCGACGGCGGAGGCCATCGCCGCGCTCCGCGGGGCGGGTTACCGCATCGTGGCCACCACGCCCCACCGCGAGGACGTGACGCCCGAGACTTTCGATGTCGCCCGGGGGCCTTTCGCGCTGGTTTTCGGCACGGAGCACGCGGGGATTTCCGACGAGGTGATCGCCTCGGCCGACGAATTCCTGCGCATCCCGATGTGCGGCATGGTCGAGAGCCTGAACGTCTCGGCGTCGGCGGCCATCCTGATCTACATGCTTTCGGAGCGTGTCCGCCGTTCGGTCGATGGCTGGCAGCTGCCGCCCGCCGCGCAGGCCGAAGTGCTCGACGGCTGGATGCGCGCCAGCGTGAAGGACGCCGGGGCGATACTTGCAAGAAAATTCGGAGAAAATGGCTGATATTCTGCGTAAACAATTTCTGGCCCACGTGGCCCAGACCTCGCCGTCGCCGATGTTGGTGGAGGTCGCGCGCGCCGAGGGTTCGTTTTTCTACACCCCCGGCGGGAAACGCTATTACGATCTGGTGGCGGGCGTGTCGGTGAGCAACGTCGGTCACGCGAATCCCGCCGTGGTGCGGGCCGTGCAGGAGCAGGCTGCGCGCTATATGCACGTGATGGTCTACGGCGAGCTGGTCGAGACCCCGCAGGTGGAGTACGCCGCGAAGATCGTGTCGCTGCTGCCCGCGCCGCTCGAAAGCGTCTATTTCGTCAACTCGGGCGCCGAGGCGGTCGAGGGGGCTCTCAAACTGGCCAAACGCTATACCGGACGTACCGAGATGATCTCCATGCGCCGCGCCTACCACGGTTCGACGCACGGGGCGATGAGCATGATGGGCGCTCCCGAGGGCGAGGAGTGGAAAGGGGCGTTCCGGCCCCTGCTGCCCGACGTGCAGGCCATCTCGTTCAACGATTTCGACGACCTGAAGCGCATCACGCGCCGCACGGCCTGCGTGCTTGCCGAACCCGTGCAGGGCGAGGCGGGCGTCCGGCCTCCCCGGCCGGGGTATCTGGAGGCGTTGCGCCGGCGTTGCGACGAAGTGGGGGCGCTGCTGATCTTCGACGAGATTCAGACCGGCATGGGCCGCACGGGCGAACTGTTCGCCATGCTCAAATACGGCGTCACGCCCGACATCGTCTGTCTGGCCAAAGCCCTCGGCGGCGGCATGCCGCTCGGGGCGTTCGTTTCGAGCCGTGAAATTATGGGCACCTTGCAGGAGAATCCCGTGCTGGGGCATATCACCACCTTCGGCGGCCATCCGGTCTGCTGTGCGGCCGGTCTGGCGGCGCTGAACTACCTGCTGGACAACGGGGTGGTTGCGACCGTCGAGGCGAAGGGCGCCCTGTACGAATCGCTGCTCGCCGACCATCCCGCCGTGCGGGAGATCCGCCGTTCGGGACTGCTGCTGGCCGTCGAGCTGGGCGAACCGGCGAAGCTCTATCGCATTATGGAACTGTTCAAGGAGGCAGGCATCCTGAGCGACTGGTTCCTGTTCTGCGACACGGCGTTCCGCATCTCGCCGCCGCTCACGATCTCCGACGAAGAGGTCCGCGAAAGCGCGGCGATCATCCGGGATTGTCTGGATCGGGTCTGAAAAAGGGAGGTTCGCAACCTCCCTTTTTTCTATGCCTCTCCGGCGAATGCTTTTAAGCGGGCGATCTCCTCGCTCCAGCGCGTTTCGTCCGGGGTTTCGAGAATCAGCGGAATGCCGTCGAACCGTTTGTCGCGGGCGATGTAGCGGAAACACTCCATGCCGATCATCCCTTCGCCCAGCGGCATGTGGCGGTCAACACGGCTGCCCAGTATCTTCATCGCGTCGTTCAGGTGCATCCCCTTCAGATAGCCGAATCCCACGACACGTTCCAGTTCGGCGAACGTCGCGTCGCACGCTTCGGCGGTCCGCAGATCGTACCCCGCGGCGAAGGCGTGGCAGGTGTCGATGCAGACGCCCACGCGCGATTTGTCCTCCACGCGGTCGATCAGATAGCGGAGGTGTTCGAACCGGAATCCGAGGTTCGACCCCTGCCCGGCGGTGTTCTCGATCACGGCCGTCACCCCGCGGGTTTTGTCGAGGGCGATGTTGATTGACTCGGCGATCCGGTCGAGGCTCTCCTCCTCGGTGATTTTTTGCAGGTGGCTGCCGGGATGGAAGTTCAGACGGTCGAGTCCCAGCAGTTCGCAGCGCTGCATTTCGTCGAGAAACGCTGCGCGCGATTTCTCCAGCGCCTCTTTTTCGGGATGTCCGAGGTTGATGAGGTACGAGTCGTGGGGCAGTATCTGTTCCGGCCGATAGCCGTAGGTGTCGCACGCCTTGCGGAAAGCGTCTATCTCTCCGGCGGAGAGAGGCTTGGCCACCCATTGACGTTGGTTCTTGGTGAAGAGCGCGAAAGCCGTGGCTCCTATTGCGTGCGCATTGGCGGGGGCGTTGTCCGCACCTCCCGAGGCGCTTACGTGTGCTCCGAAATATTTCATAATTCGTTCTTTCAGTTTATCTTTCAGACAAAGTTAAGGATTTTATAAATAAATTCATAAATTTGTACATTGAAAATCAATAGAATCGCTTCGCTATGAAACATCTTTTCCCGATCTTCGCACTGGCGGCCTTTCTGCTCGCGTCCGTTCCGGCTTCGGCTCAGATTTCGATCGACGAGGTCAATGCCGAGCAGCAGAGCGTGACTTTCCAGGATAAGCTGAAGTCCACCTCCGTCGATGTCGATTATTTCAACCTGGCCCGTTACAAGGCCGAGCGCGCCGCTATCCGCAAGGAGCGCAACTACCTCGAATTCGGCGGCGGGTTGCAGGGCGCCCTGACCTCCTACAACGATCCGTGGATTGCGACTTCAGGCGGTGACAACTCCATCGCATTGGTGGCGACATTCAACCTGAAACACATATTTACGAAGGATCTCTTTACCATCGAGACCAAGTTCAATGCCAAGCTGGGTTACAACCGCATGAAAGTCACTGTTGACGACAAGGAGGAGGGTATTTGGTTCAAGAATCAGGATGAGTTCGAGATTTCGACGGCTCCGTCGTTCAAGATGACGAAGAACTGGTCCTACGGCGTCATCGCCAAGTTCCGCAGCCAGTTCGTCAACGGCTACAAGTCGCGCACCGAGCAGGAGGAGGCTGACCTCAAAAGCAAGTTCATGACTCCGGCCTACCTCGACATTTCGCTGGGTATCACCTATAAAAGTCCCGAGAAGAAATTCCCTATCACGGTCAACATGTCGCCTCTCGCTATGAATGCCACCTTCGCCGAGAACGACTGGATTCGCAAACGGCAGGTGGACAAGGACGGCAACGAGATCAAACCGGCCTATCCTTACGGTATCGAGGACCCCGATCGGACTTCGAAATACGAGGGCGGTTCGTCCGTCCAGATCGACTTCGACCGCACGTTCGGCAAAACGGGTTATCTGCGTTACCGCACGATGCTCTACGGATTCTACGGCTGGATCTCTGACATCGGCCAGAGGAACAAGATCAGCGATTACAGCAAGTATCTGGAGGCTTTCGAGAAGTGGAATGCGGGAGACAAGAATATCAAGGACAAACCCCGCCTGCCGATCCATCCTATCGTCCGTTGGACGAATACCATCGACATTAAGGCAACAAAATTCCTCAGTACGACGTTGAGTTTCGAGTTGTATTACAACCGTGCCCAGAACGTCGATGTGCAGACCAAAACCCTGCTGAGCGTCGGTCTGACGTATACCTTTAAGAACAAATAATGTATAAGAATTCGAAACGCACCGTCCTTTTCCCGCTGCTGCTGGCCGCGGGGGTGGTCCTGGGCCTCGTGCTGGGACAGTATCTGGGACGCAATTCCACCACTTCGCAGCTCAAGGGCATGCTCAGCCGCATGGCGCTGCCCACGAACAAGCTGACCTATACGCTGTCGCTGATCGAGAATCAGTATGTCGATTCCGTGTCGATGGACTCCCTCGCCGAGCACGTCATTCCGCTGCTGGTCAAGGAGCTCGACCCCCATTCGGTCTACATCCCCGCTTCGGAGATGCAGGCGCTGAACGAACCTCTCGAAGGGGAGTTCGACGGTATCGGCGTGGTCTTCAACATGGCCACCGACACGGTGATCGTGCTGAACGTCATTCCGCAGGGCCCCAGCGACAAGGCCGGCATCAAGGCCGGCGACCGGATCATCGAGATCGGCGATTCGGTGGTCGCCGGGCGCAAGATTCCCCAGAACAACGTCGTGAAGATGCTGCGCGGACCGCGCGGTACGACGGTGCACCTGGGCATCGGGCGGCAGGGCATCTCCGGACTGGTGCCGATCGACGTTGAGCGCGGCGTGATCCCGATCCGGAGCATCGAATCGGCCTTCCGCATCGCCGACGGCGTGGGTTATGTCAAGCTGGGGCAGTTCGCCCGGACGACTTACGACGAGTTCCGCAGGGCGCTGGCCTCGCTGCGCGCCGAGGGGGTCACGAAGCTGATCTTCGACCTCCGGGGCAATTCGGGCGGATTCCTCGACCAGGCGATCGCCGTGGCCAACGAGTTCCTGCACAAGGGGCAGCTGATCGTCTACACCGAAGACCGCCGCCACGAACAGCTCCGGGAATACGCCGACGGCAACGGCTCGGCCCAGGACATGGAGGTCGTGGTGCTGATCGACGAGGGGAGCGCTTCGTCGAGTGAAATTCTCGCCGGAGCGTTGCAGGACAACGACCGTGGTACGATTGTTGGACGTCGTTCGTTCGGCAAGGGACTCGTCCAGCGTCAGATTCCGTACAGCGACGGATCGGCCCTGCGGCTGACCACGGCGCGTTACTACACGCCTACCGGCCGCTCGATCCAGAAGCCCTATACGATCGGCGACGACGAGAGCTACGAGGAGGATATTTGGAACCGGTATAAGAACAACGAGTTTTTCTCGGCCGACAGCATCCATTTCGCCGATTCGCTGAAACGGACGACGCCGGGCGGAAAGGTGGTTTACGGGGGCGGAGGCATCATGCCCGATGTCTTCATTCCGGCCGATACGACCGATGTGACGAAATATTTCATCGAGGTGTCGGGACGCAATATCCTCTACCGTTATACGATCGAGTATGCCGACCGGCACCGCGAGGCGCTCAACGCCGTGCAGACCATCGGCGATTTGCAGGCGCTGCTCGACAGCGACAAGACCCTTGTTGACGATTTCGTCCGTTATGCCGCCCGCAAGGGCGTTGCGCCGCGCTACGGCGACATCGCCCGCTCGCGCCGGCTGATCGAGGCCCAGCTCCGGGCCTACATCGGCCGCAATACGAAGCTGGAGGACAACGGGTTTTATGCGAACATCTATCCCGTGGACAACGTGATCGTGCGTGCCGTCGGGATATTAAAGGAGGATAAGAATGATTAAGAAGCTGATTGGTATTATCGTAGCCGTTGCGGTGATCGTCATCATCGTCGTGGCGGCTGTCCGGCGCGACAATTTCCGGTCGATGGTGTTGCGCGACGAAATGTTGAACGGTGTCCGGCCGACGGAGGAGCCTTCCCGCCTGATTTCGCCTGCCGAACTCGACGTTCCGGCCGAACTTCCCGCCGAATCCGACGTTCCGGCCGAACCTGTTCCGGACGCCGGGGCGGTCGATTCGCTGACCGTGGAGGTTACGGATTCGATCTGACGTTTCTCCGTCTCCTATGCGAAGCCGGCGGCCCTCGGAAGGGTCGCCGGCTTTCGTACGTAGGGGCGGTTCACTCCGTGAGGAGGGCTTCGTAGACCTCCGTCAAGCGGTTTCGGAGGTGTTTCACCGCATAATGCTTGCGCGAGAGCAGGGTCGCCACGGGGATTCCGGTGTCCTCGGCGAGCTCCCGGAAGGTGAATCCCTCCATTTCGGTCAGTTCGAACACGTCGCGCTGGGCGGCGGGCAGTTCGCCGAGAGCCTTTTCGACCTCCTCCCAGACCAATGTCCGCAGGTATTCCATTTCGGGAGAACTCTCCTCGTCGGCCAGCAGGGCCGTGATTTCGTTGACGAATCCGCTTTCGTCGTCCTGCCCGCGCATCTGCGGCATCCGTTCTTC of the Alistipes senegalensis JC50 genome contains:
- a CDS encoding helix-turn-helix domain-containing protein, with product MDYQDEIRYISTRIKELRKERSLTVQELAYRCDMERSNLSRIEAGRTNLTVRTMCVICNALNVTLRDVIR
- a CDS encoding TrmH family RNA methyltransferase encodes the protein MKNTANNALPDFGPESDPCGKRIACLREFMTPERYDVLRKTVGMRTRYMTVLAENMYHGQNAAALIRHCEAFGVQEMHTVETLCSFEPNPDIARGAERWIDVRQHPSTAEAIAALRGAGYRIVATTPHREDVTPETFDVARGPFALVFGTEHAGISDEVIASADEFLRIPMCGMVESLNVSASAAILIYMLSERVRRSVDGWQLPPAAQAEVLDGWMRASVKDAGAILARKFGENG
- a CDS encoding S41 family peptidase, with amino-acid sequence MYKNSKRTVLFPLLLAAGVVLGLVLGQYLGRNSTTSQLKGMLSRMALPTNKLTYTLSLIENQYVDSVSMDSLAEHVIPLLVKELDPHSVYIPASEMQALNEPLEGEFDGIGVVFNMATDTVIVLNVIPQGPSDKAGIKAGDRIIEIGDSVVAGRKIPQNNVVKMLRGPRGTTVHLGIGRQGISGLVPIDVERGVIPIRSIESAFRIADGVGYVKLGQFARTTYDEFRRALASLRAEGVTKLIFDLRGNSGGFLDQAIAVANEFLHKGQLIVYTEDRRHEQLREYADGNGSAQDMEVVVLIDEGSASSSEILAGALQDNDRGTIVGRRSFGKGLVQRQIPYSDGSALRLTTARYYTPTGRSIQKPYTIGDDESYEEDIWNRYKNNEFFSADSIHFADSLKRTTPGGKVVYGGGGIMPDVFIPADTTDVTKYFIEVSGRNILYRYTIEYADRHREALNAVQTIGDLQALLDSDKTLVDDFVRYAARKGVAPRYGDIARSRRLIEAQLRAYIGRNTKLEDNGFYANIYPVDNVIVRAVGILKEDKND
- the nfo gene encoding deoxyribonuclease IV, which encodes MKYFGAHVSASGGADNAPANAHAIGATAFALFTKNQRQWVAKPLSAGEIDAFRKACDTYGYRPEQILPHDSYLINLGHPEKEALEKSRAAFLDEMQRCELLGLDRLNFHPGSHLQKITEEESLDRIAESINIALDKTRGVTAVIENTAGQGSNLGFRFEHLRYLIDRVEDKSRVGVCIDTCHAFAAGYDLRTAEACDATFAELERVVGFGYLKGMHLNDAMKILGSRVDRHMPLGEGMIGMECFRYIARDKRFDGIPLILETPDETRWSEEIARLKAFAGEA
- a CDS encoding CvpA family protein, translating into MNAVDLIVCLVLALAVWNGWRQGFILQVCSLAGIVAGIWLAAQFGMQAGEWLRLDPGFAAAGGFVAVLVAVILVVAIAGRLVRKLFHFAGFGIADTLLGVAVSVLKYLLVLSVLFSAFDDLNEDYTLAGPETIEKSKSYKPVMHLSEAVFPFLEWVGGQVPGPDENTPSDGE
- a CDS encoding RNA polymerase sigma factor, encoding MNAPKNNPAEVFGKYRRQLGAFIARRIPSREEAEDILQDVFMRFVQTDALNPVTQVAAWLFRAARNRIIDHSRKRREERMPQMRGQDDESGFVNEITALLADEESSPEMEYLRTLVWEEVEKALGELPAAQRDVFELTEMEGFTFRELAEDTGIPVATLLSRKHYAVKHLRNRLTEVYEALLTE
- a CDS encoding DUF3078 domain-containing protein, producing MKHLFPIFALAAFLLASVPASAQISIDEVNAEQQSVTFQDKLKSTSVDVDYFNLARYKAERAAIRKERNYLEFGGGLQGALTSYNDPWIATSGGDNSIALVATFNLKHIFTKDLFTIETKFNAKLGYNRMKVTVDDKEEGIWFKNQDEFEISTAPSFKMTKNWSYGVIAKFRSQFVNGYKSRTEQEEADLKSKFMTPAYLDISLGITYKSPEKKFPITVNMSPLAMNATFAENDWIRKRQVDKDGNEIKPAYPYGIEDPDRTSKYEGGSSVQIDFDRTFGKTGYLRYRTMLYGFYGWISDIGQRNKISDYSKYLEAFEKWNAGDKNIKDKPRLPIHPIVRWTNTIDIKATKFLSTTLSFELYYNRAQNVDVQTKTLLSVGLTYTFKNK
- a CDS encoding aspartate aminotransferase family protein, producing MADILRKQFLAHVAQTSPSPMLVEVARAEGSFFYTPGGKRYYDLVAGVSVSNVGHANPAVVRAVQEQAARYMHVMVYGELVETPQVEYAAKIVSLLPAPLESVYFVNSGAEAVEGALKLAKRYTGRTEMISMRRAYHGSTHGAMSMMGAPEGEEWKGAFRPLLPDVQAISFNDFDDLKRITRRTACVLAEPVQGEAGVRPPRPGYLEALRRRCDEVGALLIFDEIQTGMGRTGELFAMLKYGVTPDIVCLAKALGGGMPLGAFVSSREIMGTLQENPVLGHITTFGGHPVCCAAGLAALNYLLDNGVVATVEAKGALYESLLADHPAVREIRRSGLLLAVELGEPAKLYRIMELFKEAGILSDWFLFCDTAFRISPPLTISDEEVRESAAIIRDCLDRV
- the rsgA gene encoding ribosome small subunit-dependent GTPase A codes for the protein MESRFTATVVRATGSWYDVLHDGAMLRCRIRGKLRLKGVRSTNPVVVGDEAVCEADGGDCVIVDIVPRRNYVIRRASNLSKESHIIAANVDQALLMVTLRSPETPKEFADRFLVTCEAYKVPAAILLSKIDLQDAEAVAEFRAVYEGAGYRVLEVSAKEGRGVEEVRNLLAGRTTLVSGNSGVGKSTLIQTIDPSLDIRTGEISDSHHKGRHTTTFSTMYPLAEGGAVIDTPGIKGFGLLDIDDAELWHYFPEMMRVAPGCRFYNCTHTHEPGCAVVEAVKAGEIAWSRYESYLKILDDDEKYRK